One Methanococcus voltae genomic region harbors:
- a CDS encoding thymidylate synthase: MLILKKKSVKNAFEELIPKILSEGIDMTTEDGQKCKEIMNTIIEITDPENMEVSSKYPLGENAIKSYTNQLINGCSTEFVYDYHERIFEYPNQDKTEKFDQIDYIVSKLSENHSSRRAIAITWNPYIDTHVKDVPCLQFIEFLIRNDELYMTVLFRSNDAYLAFHANALGLIALGQTVADKLNIPLKKYTHHSVSMHVYVKRDIDNLRKDFKI, from the coding sequence TTGTTAATTTTAAAAAAGAAATCTGTTAAAAACGCTTTTGAAGAATTAATACCTAAAATATTGAGTGAAGGTATTGATATGACTACAGAAGATGGTCAGAAGTGTAAAGAAATTATGAATACAATTATTGAAATCACCGACCCTGAAAATATGGAAGTGTCTTCAAAATATCCTTTAGGGGAAAATGCGATTAAATCATACACTAATCAGCTTATAAATGGCTGTAGTACGGAATTTGTTTATGATTACCATGAACGTATTTTTGAATATCCAAATCAGGATAAAACCGAGAAATTTGACCAAATTGACTATATTGTAAGTAAGCTTTCAGAAAATCACAGTTCAAGAAGAGCCATAGCTATTACGTGGAATCCTTACATCGATACGCACGTTAAAGACGTTCCTTGCTTACAGTTTATCGAATTTTTGATAAGAAACGATGAATTATACATGACTGTTTTATTTAGAAGCAACGACGCATATTTGGCATTCCACGCTAATGCACTTGGTTTAATTGCACTTGGTCAAACCGTTGCAGATAAATTAAATATTCCATTAAAAAAGTACACACATCACAGTGTTTCAATGCACGTCTATGTTAAAAGAGATATTGATAATTTAAGAAAAGATTTTAAAATTTAA
- a CDS encoding flavodoxin family protein has protein sequence MKKILVINGSPLKQGNTAKILANMMKGISESSKACFHEHNLEEINFEGCNECMDCRDTFACSLDDDMSEILDELIEADYLIFGTPIFMWQITGQAKCFIDRLYPVISNDFETRLANIATITVYTQANPDKNAFINYIKHNNDLLDFLGLNVIDTLIVGGLSEQNPAENHMYALEKAYHMGKNLIK, from the coding sequence ATGAAAAAAATACTTGTAATAAATGGAAGTCCTTTAAAGCAGGGCAATACTGCCAAAATACTAGCTAATATGATGAAAGGGATATCTGAAAGCTCTAAAGCATGTTTTCACGAACATAATTTAGAAGAAATTAATTTTGAGGGCTGTAACGAGTGTATGGATTGTAGAGACACTTTTGCCTGCAGTTTGGATGATGATATGTCAGAAATATTGGATGAATTAATAGAAGCTGATTACTTAATCTTTGGCACTCCAATATTTATGTGGCAAATAACTGGGCAAGCCAAATGTTTTATAGATAGATTGTACCCTGTAATATCTAATGATTTTGAAACTAGATTAGCCAATATAGCTACAATAACAGTATATACACAAGCAAATCCTGATAAAAACGCATTTATAAATTATATAAAACATAACAATGATTTATTAGATTTTTTAGGGCTAAATGTGATTGACACTTTGATAGTGGGGGGTCTATCCGAACAAAACCCTGCGGAAAACCACATGTACGCTCTCGAAAAGGCATATCACATGGGTAAAAATCTAATTAAATAA
- a CDS encoding IMPACT family protein produces the protein MNKDNLGLIYKTVEKFAKIEKVYKNSLFIGYVKPVDTEIEAKEFVNYIKELHKDATHNVSAYYVKEHENNNYLAMKYDDDGEPSGSSGKPIFKVLELKNVQNLVVVVTRYFGGIKLGYGGLVKAYSETANDAIESAGIIGIYDTSKFKLEFDYAEINNVKKAIEDTNNNFDKKDDSLGLSNLTIVKIYSEEYSNDITYNIDIIKGYEDIFIKNVINYTKNNLKIHKLNKRACFNKLIN, from the coding sequence ATGAATAAAGATAATTTAGGGTTAATATATAAAACAGTTGAAAAATTTGCAAAAATTGAAAAGGTTTATAAAAATTCCTTATTTATTGGATATGTTAAACCAGTTGATACGGAAATTGAAGCCAAAGAATTTGTAAATTATATTAAAGAACTACATAAGGACGCCACACATAATGTATCTGCATATTATGTAAAAGAACATGAAAATAACAATTATTTAGCTATGAAATACGATGATGACGGCGAACCTTCCGGAAGTTCAGGGAAACCTATTTTTAAAGTTTTGGAACTTAAAAATGTGCAAAATTTGGTCGTAGTTGTTACGAGATACTTTGGAGGTATTAAGTTAGGTTACGGCGGACTTGTCAAGGCTTACAGTGAAACTGCGAACGATGCAATCGAAAGCGCTGGAATTATTGGGATATACGATACCTCAAAGTTCAAATTAGAGTTCGATTACGCAGAAATAAATAATGTTAAAAAAGCTATTGAAGATACGAATAATAACTTTGATAAAAAAGACGACTCATTGGGATTGAGTAATTTAACTATCGTAAAAATTTATTCTGAGGAATATTCCAACGATATTACGTATAATATAGATATTATAAAAGGTTACGAAGATATATTTATTAAAAACGTCATAAATTATACTAAAAACAATTTAAAGATACATAAATTAAATAAAAGAGCCTGTTTTAACAAATTAATTAATTGA
- a CDS encoding pyridoxal phosphate-dependent aminotransferase: MRNNIVNKGTEELSYEIRGIVAVAEKAQKLGKKIIWENIGDPIAKGEQMPEWIKEIVSESTLENKTYGYCPTQGLLETREFLADLNNSKNGAQITSNDMIFFNGLGDAITNIYGLMRKECRVIGPTPAYSTHSSAEGLYSNSSPVMYNLDKDNLWYPDLDDLENKVKYNPSVSGILLINPGNPTGAVYSKKILSDIVDIANEYDVFILCDEIYQNLVYNGKKHISLSEVIDDVCGISMKGISKDLPWPGSRCGWTEFYNKEKDPVFKKYVENIGKFKMIEVCSTTLPQTIIPKVMGDKRFEKSLDERKKYYEKASNYAYKTINKIEGVSVNLTNGAFYGSLTFDDGVLNDKQHLKMDKELETYINGVLDQCGQHSLVEKDKRFVYNLLGASGICMVPLTSFCSKHEGLRFTLLEKDENLMKWTFKTLSEKIDEYLNSTPN; this comes from the coding sequence ATGAGAAACAATATTGTAAACAAGGGAACTGAAGAACTATCTTATGAAATTAGGGGAATTGTTGCAGTAGCGGAAAAAGCCCAGAAATTAGGTAAAAAAATAATCTGGGAAAACATTGGTGACCCTATTGCAAAAGGGGAGCAAATGCCTGAATGGATTAAAGAAATAGTTTCAGAAAGTACTTTAGAAAATAAAACTTATGGTTACTGCCCTACACAAGGTCTATTAGAAACACGTGAATTTTTGGCAGATTTGAACAATAGTAAAAATGGAGCTCAGATTACATCCAATGATATGATATTTTTTAATGGCTTAGGGGATGCTATAACTAATATTTATGGATTAATGAGGAAGGAATGTAGGGTAATCGGCCCTACCCCTGCATACTCCACGCATTCATCTGCAGAAGGTTTATACTCAAACAGTTCGCCTGTGATGTATAATTTAGATAAGGATAATTTATGGTACCCTGATTTAGATGACTTAGAAAATAAGGTAAAATATAATCCTTCAGTTAGTGGTATACTATTAATAAATCCAGGCAATCCTACGGGTGCAGTATATTCTAAGAAAATATTAAGTGATATTGTAGATATAGCTAACGAATATGACGTATTTATCTTATGCGACGAAATTTACCAAAATTTAGTTTACAATGGTAAAAAGCACATTAGTCTTTCAGAAGTAATAGATGACGTTTGCGGAATTTCAATGAAAGGTATTTCTAAAGATTTACCATGGCCAGGTTCCCGTTGCGGCTGGACAGAATTTTATAATAAAGAAAAAGACCCCGTATTCAAAAAATACGTTGAAAATATCGGTAAATTCAAAATGATAGAAGTATGTTCAACGACATTACCTCAAACGATTATACCTAAGGTAATGGGCGATAAAAGGTTTGAAAAATCATTGGATGAACGTAAAAAATACTATGAAAAAGCTTCGAATTACGCATATAAAACTATTAATAAGATTGAAGGGGTTTCAGTAAACCTTACAAATGGGGCATTTTATGGATCTTTAACCTTTGATGACGGTGTTTTAAACGATAAACAACATTTGAAAATGGATAAAGAACTAGAAACTTATATAAACGGAGTTTTAGACCAGTGTGGACAACATTCTTTAGTTGAAAAAGACAAGAGATTTGTTTACAACTTGTTGGGTGCTTCAGGCATTTGTATGGTACCATTAACATCATTCTGTTCAAAACATGAAGGATTGAGATTTACACTACTTGAAAAAGATGAAAATTTAATGAAATGGACATTTAAAACTTTAAGTGAAAAAATAGACGAGTACCTCAATAGTACACCTAATTAA
- a CDS encoding MBL fold metallo-hydrolase: protein MIVGKFHGGCHQIGKSCVEIETKKSRILVDCGMDPSNNAIPDINDSSMDAVVISHAHLDHCGAVPHFDFKNIYCNAPTADLMYNVWKDTVALSKSYKEEDIQRSMKNINIVDYNEPRKITSDISMKLYDAGHILGSSSVYLDIDGKKLLYTGDINEIETRTLNPADTDIDEIDTIIIESTYGSPLDVKPSRKVLEKQLIDEISETIEENGKVIIPVFAVGRAQEIIVIINNYIRSGLIKKVPIYICGSLTHTTGMYMSYSQWLNPKINNLMNNGTNPFGNLLKADDNIFNNNEPCIIISTSGMVQGGPVLQYLSLLKNPRNKLILTGYQGEGTIGRSLEEGATEITPFKKPIQIKGKISKIEFSAHGDYNSLVRYLKKIPEPKKAIVMHGERYQALSLAMTIWKMFKIPSIAPTIGSTIPLF from the coding sequence ATGATAGTCGGTAAATTTCACGGCGGTTGTCATCAAATAGGAAAATCTTGTGTAGAAATAGAGACAAAAAAGTCCAGAATATTAGTAGATTGTGGTATGGACCCATCAAATAACGCCATACCTGATATAAACGACAGCAGTATGGATGCAGTAGTAATATCGCATGCACACCTTGACCACTGCGGTGCAGTACCTCATTTTGACTTTAAAAATATTTACTGTAATGCACCTACGGCTGATTTAATGTACAATGTATGGAAGGATACCGTAGCATTGTCAAAATCATACAAAGAAGAAGACATTCAAAGATCTATGAAAAATATTAACATTGTAGATTATAACGAACCTAGAAAGATAACTTCAGACATATCTATGAAATTATACGATGCAGGACACATATTAGGTAGTTCCTCCGTATATTTGGATATAGATGGTAAAAAGTTATTATATACTGGCGATATTAACGAAATTGAGACCAGAACTTTAAATCCTGCAGATACAGATATTGATGAGATAGATACTATAATTATCGAATCAACATACGGTTCACCATTGGATGTTAAACCATCAAGAAAAGTATTGGAAAAACAATTAATTGACGAGATTTCAGAAACCATCGAAGAAAATGGGAAAGTTATAATCCCTGTTTTTGCAGTGGGTAGGGCTCAAGAGATAATTGTTATTATAAACAACTACATAAGAAGTGGTTTGATTAAAAAGGTTCCAATATACATTTGCGGTTCCTTAACACATACAACAGGTATGTACATGAGCTATTCGCAATGGTTAAACCCTAAAATAAATAATTTAATGAATAACGGTACAAATCCATTTGGTAACCTTTTAAAAGCTGATGATAACATATTTAACAATAATGAACCGTGCATAATCATTTCAACGTCCGGAATGGTTCAAGGTGGTCCTGTGTTACAATATTTATCATTATTGAAAAACCCAAGGAATAAATTAATATTAACCGGTTACCAAGGAGAAGGTACTATCGGACGTAGCTTAGAAGAAGGAGCAACTGAAATCACTCCATTCAAAAAGCCTATTCAAATTAAGGGTAAAATAAGTAAAATAGAATTTTCAGCTCACGGGGATTACAATTCACTTGTAAGGTACCTTAAAAAGATACCGGAGCCTAAAAAAGCCATAGTTATGCACGGTGAAAGATACCAAGCTCTTTCTCTCGCAATGACAATATGGAAAATGTTTAAAATCCCTTCAATAGCTCCTACAATTGGTAGTACAATACCATTGTTCTAA
- a CDS encoding chromosome segregation SMC family protein — MISISEIHLKNFKSFKNTKLKIPDGFTAILGPNGSGKSNTIDGICFVLGKTSAKSLRAGKFNQLITYHNGKRADYAEVTLFFDNINREIPIDSDKVGICRKVKLNGDNNYYVVWYEDEKQNKQNNQAKQNNEKKSQKASKIEKRRRMKKNEVLDLLSKISLIADGPNIILQGDLLRIIDTSPNERRKILDEVSGVAEFDEKAEKAKKELSQAREYIEKIDIRINEVRANLEKLKKEKEDAEKYTVYNKKLKVTKYILTSKKVEFLKMVLDETKDEIEALKETKNCYIKDISNIDSEIIELKIKINELVNELNEKGSEEVMELHKSIKELEVNLNNDKNALENAIDDLKHTLKMEESKNNDLNETKGKINDIRIDTLKKEADAKLLIKEIEKLNEERQNLEKKVEQSESQVKALKNQESKLSERINDTQKELYGLKNELNQLENTLNNRNFEYQKNNETIETLTNQIAEFSDLEDTKKLYKELEDIAVELEFSKKKLQEKVNERNDGQSKLDNLHSEYVKENARIKTLKDMENFSLDRAVKGVLDAKLPGVVDIAGNLAKTKGEYKTAIEVAGGARLNHIVVKKMDDGSRAINYLKQKKLGRATFLPMGRIKGMDAKDISDAGIIGKAIDLVEFDIKYTNVFKFIFGNTQIVDNLENAKKLSLKYKARFVTLEGEVIEPSGAMVGGNIRRNSAIKVDIDMTKLTNISEDITELEETLSNVKDEIERLNNKINTYSTRKLELDNRLKIARDQEYKKEEITKLNNLKIKELKMLNSKMEDEISELTDEKEILSQKVQNLDNKLAEVMGQRERIVNEIKSYENSELSKRIKEIDHKIRENESNKNNLENEIKKGAVLVKEVLIPKISELNSNIKSLADKKNMFKNSVEIYKSNIESNSSILTEKRGKYEELTKGLKDLTDKKECYELEIENLQNNKEELREKATDTDNQVNVINVDRAKYETRLEEEERKLYLCDTLENIEDISDEMIEETYSLEIDDLERNQALLESSIKKLEPVNMRAIEDYDFINERYEELYGKRKEYEQEEDKYMQLISEVQKRKKETFMKTYDQVAENYEQIYGEIGGNGKLSLENEEDPFAGGLLIDASPMNKQLQNLDVMSGGEKSLTALAFLFAIQRLNPSPFYVLDEVDAALDTKNASLIGDMINNASKESQFIVISHREQMISKSNVMYGVCMENGLSKIVSVKL; from the coding sequence ATGATTTCAATATCCGAAATTCATTTAAAAAATTTCAAATCATTCAAAAATACGAAATTAAAAATCCCTGACGGCTTTACTGCGATACTGGGTCCAAATGGCTCAGGAAAATCAAATACTATCGATGGTATATGCTTTGTTCTTGGAAAAACCTCAGCCAAGTCATTAAGAGCGGGAAAATTTAATCAACTTATAACTTACCACAATGGAAAAAGGGCAGATTATGCAGAGGTAACTTTATTTTTCGACAATATAAATCGTGAAATACCAATAGATTCTGATAAAGTTGGTATTTGCAGGAAAGTAAAGTTAAATGGCGATAATAATTATTATGTCGTCTGGTACGAAGATGAGAAGCAAAATAAACAAAATAACCAAGCAAAACAAAACAATGAAAAAAAGAGCCAAAAAGCTTCAAAAATAGAAAAAAGACGTAGAATGAAGAAAAATGAGGTCTTAGATCTTTTAAGTAAGATATCTTTAATTGCAGATGGTCCAAACATTATTTTACAGGGGGATTTGCTTAGAATAATTGACACATCACCAAATGAACGAAGGAAAATTCTAGATGAGGTCAGTGGGGTTGCAGAATTCGATGAAAAGGCAGAAAAAGCAAAAAAAGAATTATCTCAAGCAAGGGAATATATTGAAAAAATAGATATCAGGATAAACGAAGTTCGTGCTAACCTTGAGAAGTTAAAGAAAGAAAAAGAAGATGCTGAAAAATATACCGTATATAACAAAAAATTAAAGGTTACAAAGTATATTTTAACCTCTAAAAAAGTAGAATTCTTAAAAATGGTTCTTGATGAGACAAAAGATGAAATAGAAGCTTTAAAAGAGACTAAAAATTGTTATATTAAGGATATAAGTAATATAGATAGCGAAATAATCGAATTAAAGATAAAAATCAACGAATTAGTTAACGAGTTAAATGAAAAGGGTAGTGAAGAAGTAATGGAACTTCATAAATCTATCAAAGAATTAGAAGTAAATCTTAATAATGATAAAAACGCACTCGAAAATGCAATAGATGATTTAAAACACACGTTAAAAATGGAAGAATCCAAAAATAACGATTTAAATGAAACTAAAGGTAAAATAAATGATATAAGAATTGATACCTTAAAAAAAGAAGCTGACGCAAAACTTTTGATTAAAGAAATTGAGAAATTAAATGAAGAAAGACAAAATTTGGAGAAAAAAGTAGAGCAAAGTGAATCCCAAGTTAAAGCTTTAAAAAATCAGGAAAGTAAGCTTTCAGAACGTATAAATGATACCCAAAAAGAATTATATGGCTTAAAAAATGAGTTAAATCAATTAGAAAATACATTAAATAATAGAAATTTCGAGTATCAGAAAAATAATGAAACAATTGAAACTTTAACAAACCAGATAGCCGAATTTAGTGATTTAGAAGATACTAAAAAACTATACAAAGAATTAGAAGATATTGCAGTTGAATTAGAATTTTCAAAGAAAAAATTACAAGAAAAAGTCAATGAGCGAAATGACGGCCAATCAAAATTAGACAATCTTCACTCGGAATACGTTAAGGAAAATGCAAGAATTAAAACTTTAAAAGATATGGAAAACTTTAGTTTAGATAGGGCAGTTAAAGGTGTACTTGACGCAAAACTACCTGGTGTGGTAGATATTGCAGGTAATTTGGCTAAAACTAAAGGGGAATATAAAACAGCCATCGAAGTAGCGGGCGGTGCTAGGTTAAATCACATAGTGGTTAAGAAAATGGATGACGGTTCGCGAGCTATCAACTATTTAAAACAGAAGAAACTTGGTAGAGCTACATTCTTACCAATGGGTAGAATAAAAGGTATGGATGCAAAGGATATTTCAGACGCAGGCATTATAGGAAAAGCCATTGATTTGGTGGAATTTGACATAAAATATACAAATGTATTCAAATTTATCTTTGGAAATACTCAAATAGTTGATAATCTTGAAAATGCCAAAAAATTGTCGTTAAAATACAAGGCAAGATTTGTTACATTAGAAGGTGAAGTTATAGAGCCATCTGGTGCAATGGTTGGGGGTAATATACGCAGAAACTCCGCTATTAAAGTAGATATTGATATGACAAAATTAACTAACATTTCAGAGGATATAACAGAGTTGGAAGAAACTTTATCAAACGTTAAAGATGAAATAGAGCGTTTAAACAATAAAATTAATACATACAGTACAAGGAAATTAGAATTGGATAATCGATTAAAAATTGCTCGGGATCAGGAGTATAAAAAAGAAGAGATTACAAAATTAAATAATTTAAAAATAAAAGAATTAAAAATGTTAAATTCCAAAATGGAAGATGAAATTTCAGAATTAACTGATGAAAAAGAAATATTGTCTCAAAAAGTTCAAAATCTAGATAATAAACTTGCTGAAGTAATGGGGCAACGTGAAAGAATTGTAAATGAGATAAAATCTTATGAAAATTCCGAATTATCGAAAAGAATTAAAGAAATTGACCATAAAATTAGAGAAAATGAAAGTAACAAGAATAATCTAGAAAATGAGATTAAAAAAGGAGCCGTTTTGGTAAAAGAAGTTTTAATTCCAAAGATTTCAGAATTAAATTCCAATATTAAATCTCTTGCAGATAAGAAAAATATGTTTAAAAATAGCGTAGAAATTTATAAATCAAACATAGAATCAAATTCAAGCATATTAACTGAAAAAAGAGGAAAATATGAAGAATTAACAAAAGGTTTAAAGGATTTAACTGATAAAAAAGAATGTTACGAATTAGAAATTGAAAACCTTCAAAATAATAAAGAAGAATTACGAGAAAAAGCCACTGACACTGATAACCAAGTAAATGTTATAAATGTTGATAGAGCAAAATATGAGACAAGACTAGAGGAAGAGGAAAGAAAGCTTTATTTATGTGACACTCTTGAAAATATCGAAGACATATCCGATGAAATGATAGAAGAAACCTATTCATTAGAGATAGATGATTTAGAGAGAAATCAAGCACTTTTGGAAAGTAGTATAAAAAAACTTGAACCTGTAAATATGCGTGCTATTGAAGATTATGACTTCATTAACGAACGTTACGAAGAGTTATATGGAAAAAGAAAAGAATATGAGCAGGAAGAAGATAAATATATGCAATTAATTTCCGAAGTTCAAAAAAGAAAGAAAGAAACGTTTATGAAAACTTACGACCAAGTTGCTGAAAATTATGAGCAAATATATGGCGAAATAGGGGGTAATGGTAAATTATCCCTTGAAAATGAGGAAGACCCATTTGCAGGTGGTCTTTTGATAGATGCTTCACCTATGAATAAGCAATTACAGAATTTGGATGTTATGAGCGGTGGGGAAAAATCATTAACTGCTCTAGCGTTCTTATTTGCTATTCAAAGATTAAATCCATCTCCATTCTACGTTTTAGATGAGGTAGATGCTGCATTAGACACCAAAAATGCAAGTTTAATCGGAGATATGATAAATAATGCGTCCAAAGAATCGCAATTTATTGTTATATCCCACAGAGAACAAATGATAAGTAAATCGAACGTTATGTATGGGGTATGTATGGAAAATGGGCTTAGTAAGATAGTTTCAGTTAAATTATAA
- a CDS encoding thermonuclease family protein, which translates to MKDNSNKLNFRNCIFYIIITVILSFILSFSGCTSFSFSFEKNPNEMNNTEFFNSHEKILAKVDKIVDGDTIYVDVILNESNSYLIDQWDFDSKSKEKYNKSVIKLRLLGVDTPETYGLNNANEYKNYDNSFISNLTYLKLWGNHAKNYTIDKLDNKTIYLLFDKKSDRKGKYGRYLVYIFLKDNKTNNFNEEYINFNEKLLSEGYARVYVSDFELKDKFLKIEENSKKNKIGMWN; encoded by the coding sequence ATGAAAGATAATTCAAACAAATTAAACTTTAGAAATTGTATTTTTTATATAATTATAACGGTTATTTTATCATTTATTTTATCATTTTCAGGATGTACATCTTTTTCATTTTCTTTTGAAAAAAACCCTAATGAAATGAATAATACTGAATTTTTTAATTCACACGAAAAAATACTTGCAAAAGTTGATAAAATAGTTGATGGAGATACCATTTATGTGGATGTAATTTTAAATGAGTCTAATAGTTATTTAATAGATCAATGGGATTTTGATTCAAAAAGTAAGGAAAAATATAACAAATCAGTCATAAAATTAAGACTTTTAGGCGTAGATACACCAGAAACTTACGGATTAAACAATGCCAATGAATATAAAAATTATGATAATAGTTTTATTTCAAATTTAACATATTTAAAACTCTGGGGTAACCATGCAAAGAATTATACAATTGATAAATTAGATAATAAAACAATATATTTATTATTTGACAAAAAAAGTGATAGAAAAGGAAAATACGGACGTTATTTAGTTTATATATTCTTAAAAGATAATAAAACTAATAATTTTAATGAAGAATACATTAATTTTAATGAAAAACTATTATCTGAAGGTTATGCTCGAGTATATGTTTCAGATTTTGAATTAAAGGATAAATTTTTAAAAATTGAAGAGAATTCGAAGAAAAATAAAATAGGCATGTGGAATTAA
- a CDS encoding amidohydrolase family protein: protein MALFLKSKFLYGEEFELKEGTLVIENGVITDFLENQENSSNISTKEDDKIITYEGLVIPSFNNLHTHIGDSAIRDVGINRTLDELVKPPHGLKHRFLNNCNDKDIVNGMIAGMCELYENGTHIFCDYRENGLKGIQLLNNALNLFNVSKGITKNNDSTNNSKNLLEPYVLGRPTIRLEDTSTNNNNNNNNNNNDLRKEIFQILDLSQGIGLSGLNEYDDCELKFIRRVIDEYNNNKDNGDADVNPAKVFSVHASEHEGSVQYSHKNYGLSEIERLINLELHPNFIIHAVHVSDQEIRQIKENNIPLVVCPRANASFNVGLPKINELHEEGILMAIGTDNFMANSPSIFREMDFIYKLYHLEPLEILKMATVNGNKILGNSDYNYKNTGLIKEGFKPNFSFINYNFENSKNLIATLITRCESKNIDTEFKYKFESLLSKSL from the coding sequence ATGGCGTTATTTTTAAAATCTAAGTTTTTATATGGTGAAGAATTTGAATTAAAAGAGGGTACTCTTGTAATTGAAAATGGGGTTATAACTGATTTTTTAGAAAATCAAGAAAATTCGTCCAATATCTCAACGAAAGAAGATGACAAAATTATAACTTACGAGGGCTTGGTAATCCCTTCTTTTAATAATTTGCATACCCATATCGGAGATTCTGCAATTAGAGATGTCGGCATAAATAGGACATTAGATGAATTAGTAAAGCCCCCTCACGGTCTCAAACATAGGTTTTTAAATAATTGTAATGATAAAGATATAGTCAATGGTATGATAGCGGGTATGTGTGAATTGTATGAAAACGGAACACATATATTTTGCGACTATCGGGAAAATGGTTTAAAAGGTATTCAACTTTTAAATAATGCTTTAAATTTGTTTAACGTCTCCAAAGGCATTACTAAAAATAACGATAGTACAAATAATTCAAAAAATTTATTGGAACCTTACGTTTTAGGTCGACCCACAATAAGATTGGAAGATACTAGTACAAATAATAATAATAATAATAATAATAATAATAATGACTTAAGGAAAGAAATTTTCCAAATCTTGGATTTATCCCAAGGAATAGGTCTAAGCGGTTTAAATGAATATGACGACTGTGAACTCAAATTCATAAGGCGTGTTATTGATGAATACAATAATAATAAGGACAATGGCGATGCCGATGTCAACCCAGCAAAAGTATTTTCAGTACACGCAAGCGAACATGAGGGTTCGGTTCAATATTCACATAAAAATTACGGTTTATCTGAAATAGAAAGGTTAATAAATTTGGAATTACACCCAAACTTCATAATTCACGCAGTTCACGTATCAGACCAGGAAATACGACAAATAAAAGAAAATAACATACCATTAGTGGTTTGTCCAAGAGCAAACGCTTCATTCAATGTAGGATTGCCAAAAATAAATGAATTACACGAAGAAGGTATTTTAATGGCAATAGGGACAGATAATTTTATGGCCAATTCTCCATCTATATTTAGAGAAATGGACTTCATATATAAATTATACCATTTAGAACCTTTAGAAATTTTAAAAATGGCTACTGTAAACGGTAATAAAATATTAGGAAATTCAGACTATAATTATAAGAATACTGGATTAATAAAAGAAGGATTTAAACCTAATTTTAGTTTTATAAATTATAACTTTGAAAATTCTAAAAATTTGATTGCTACATTGATAACAAGATGCGAAAGTAAAAATATTGATACAGAATTTAAATATAAATTTGAAAGTTTATTATCTAAAAGTTTATAA